In Symmachiella dynata, the following are encoded in one genomic region:
- a CDS encoding sugar ABC transporter ATP-binding protein yields the protein MIRTAPPLLQCTAITKRFGGETALDGVDFSLQAGEVHGLVGSNGAGKSTLMKILAGALPDHGGQVLLNGKPTTLGNPLQAQHAGIAMVYQELSGVGQMSVAENLFLGRQPTTRLGRIDWKSMRQQAAEYLAEIDIHVDVRSRLDSHPLVIRQMVEIARGLHSGARILILDEPTSALSPPETRRLFDLIAQLKQRGVAVIFISHFIEDVLEICDRVTVLRDGRRVETVRSEAVDKHSLIHTMLGHALNRAATACETAVTLPPQTETPFVLISENLQLAGTFSDVNLQVAPGECLGLYGFVGAGHQELAHVIAGARKQDEGAIHFDGYRMKPGNTHRAVQKGIVLVAADRGQTLVGGAEIYKNATLAHLKRIADKWVTSGREITAVNPLINRVGCKPAAPRMKAGDLSGGNQQKVVLSKWLLGDVRVLVLEEPTRGMDVGAKEEIMQLVAELKQQGTAVILASTEPELLLEHADRIAVFRRGTQTAEFSDCELDKATLMRHA from the coding sequence ATGATCCGAACCGCCCCTCCGCTCCTGCAATGCACAGCCATCACCAAACGCTTTGGCGGTGAAACCGCGCTGGACGGCGTCGATTTTTCGCTGCAAGCCGGCGAGGTGCATGGTTTGGTCGGCAGCAATGGCGCGGGTAAAAGCACGTTGATGAAAATCCTGGCCGGTGCGTTGCCCGATCACGGGGGACAAGTCCTTCTCAATGGAAAACCAACAACGCTAGGAAATCCGCTTCAAGCGCAGCATGCGGGCATCGCGATGGTTTATCAAGAACTCTCCGGTGTGGGACAAATGTCCGTCGCCGAGAATCTGTTTCTCGGCCGCCAACCGACGACGCGGCTGGGACGCATCGACTGGAAATCCATGCGGCAGCAGGCGGCGGAGTATTTGGCAGAGATCGATATTCATGTCGACGTCCGCAGCCGACTAGACAGCCATCCATTGGTCATCCGGCAAATGGTGGAGATCGCTCGCGGATTGCACAGCGGCGCGCGGATATTGATTCTCGACGAACCGACCAGCGCGTTGAGCCCGCCCGAGACGCGGCGCTTGTTTGATTTGATTGCACAATTGAAACAGCGCGGCGTCGCAGTGATTTTTATCAGCCATTTCATCGAAGATGTGCTGGAAATCTGCGACCGCGTGACCGTCCTGCGTGACGGTCGCCGTGTGGAAACCGTCCGTTCCGAAGCTGTCGACAAGCATAGCCTGATTCACACCATGCTGGGGCATGCACTGAATCGCGCGGCAACGGCTTGCGAAACAGCTGTGACACTGCCGCCACAGACGGAGACACCGTTCGTCCTGATCAGTGAAAACTTGCAGCTTGCGGGCACATTCTCCGATGTGAACCTCCAAGTCGCCCCCGGTGAATGTTTGGGCCTGTATGGTTTCGTGGGAGCGGGACATCAGGAACTCGCGCACGTCATCGCCGGTGCCCGCAAACAGGATGAAGGCGCGATTCATTTCGATGGCTACCGTATGAAACCGGGAAACACGCATCGCGCGGTCCAAAAAGGAATCGTCCTCGTCGCAGCCGATCGGGGACAGACCTTAGTCGGGGGCGCGGAAATTTATAAAAATGCCACGTTGGCGCATTTGAAACGGATCGCCGATAAGTGGGTCACCTCGGGGCGAGAAATCACAGCAGTCAATCCGCTGATAAACCGCGTTGGCTGCAAGCCAGCGGCGCCACGCATGAAGGCGGGTGATTTGTCGGGTGGCAACCAACAAAAAGTGGTCCTCAGTAAATGGTTGCTGGGAGACGTGCGGGTTTTAGTCCTTGAGGAACCGACGCGAGGAATGGACGTCGGCGCCAAGGAGGAAATCATGCAACTAGTTGCCGAACTCAAACAACAGGGAACAGCAGTCATTCTCGCCTCAACCGAGCCGGAATTGCTGCTGGAGCACGCCGATCGCATCGCCGTCTTTCGCCGCGGCACACAAACGGCCGAATTCTCCGACTGCGAACTCGACAAAGCCACCCTAATGCGGCACGCTTGA
- a CDS encoding sugar ABC transporter substrate-binding protein, which yields MTDTNPQSSSRRHFLGNMALGGSAALTGLAAGCAKQDEQANAGGADGQKPLKAAFSNAGLQSTWCALGKQTAELWGKLLNVEIEWFDGEFDPEKQRNKIDQIVDRDWDFCCFQAVAIDALAPPTEILRDRGIPVISMDTLLVPMDKMRKTGVWTQVSPDHIFMAESSTKHLVDKIGGKGKVIHIGGLSAHSGAQDRKTGFENVASQHSDIEVLGGGVVWCDWKKEMARNQFEALLEQEQEPIAGAFFHSDDMALACVSAIKNTIHKDMVITAVDGQKEGLHAVRDGQLAGTTVNPVCRIHRTALTLGQFYVRNSEKMDEVPLEVITPGPLVTQETGNLETMLYLADPAHCLV from the coding sequence GTGACCGATACGAATCCACAAAGCTCGTCGCGCCGTCATTTTTTGGGCAACATGGCACTGGGCGGTTCCGCCGCATTGACCGGACTGGCAGCCGGTTGTGCGAAACAAGACGAGCAAGCAAATGCCGGTGGGGCTGACGGGCAAAAACCGCTCAAGGCGGCCTTCTCCAATGCCGGGCTGCAAAGCACTTGGTGCGCGCTGGGCAAACAAACGGCCGAGTTGTGGGGCAAATTGCTGAACGTGGAAATCGAGTGGTTTGACGGCGAATTTGATCCGGAAAAACAACGCAATAAAATTGACCAGATCGTCGACCGCGACTGGGATTTTTGCTGCTTCCAAGCGGTCGCCATCGACGCCCTAGCGCCGCCGACTGAGATCCTCCGCGATCGCGGCATCCCGGTGATCTCCATGGACACCTTACTGGTGCCGATGGACAAAATGCGCAAGACCGGCGTCTGGACTCAAGTTTCTCCCGACCATATTTTCATGGCCGAATCGAGCACCAAACATCTGGTCGACAAAATCGGCGGCAAGGGCAAGGTGATTCATATTGGTGGCCTCAGCGCACATAGCGGCGCGCAGGACCGCAAAACCGGATTTGAAAATGTCGCTTCGCAACATTCTGACATCGAAGTCCTCGGCGGCGGCGTGGTTTGGTGCGATTGGAAAAAAGAAATGGCCCGCAACCAATTCGAGGCGCTGTTGGAACAAGAGCAAGAACCGATTGCCGGCGCGTTTTTTCATAGCGACGACATGGCGCTCGCCTGCGTGTCGGCCATTAAAAACACGATTCACAAGGACATGGTCATCACTGCGGTCGATGGGCAAAAAGAAGGCCTGCATGCGGTACGCGATGGCCAACTGGCCGGCACTACGGTCAACCCGGTCTGCCGCATCCACCGCACCGCTCTGACGCTGGGCCAGTTTTACGTTCGCAACAGCGAAAAAATGGACGAAGTCCCCCTCGAAGTCATCACGCCCGGACCCTTGGTCACGCAAGAAACTGGCAATCTAGAAACGATGCTCTACCTCGCCGACCCAGCGCATTGCCTCGTTTGA
- a CDS encoding heparan-alpha-glucosaminide N-acetyltransferase domain-containing protein: MTTQQTTTGNATPALSPDGRIYSIDQFRGYTVLGMFVVNYLGHYRCHYNFHHNDYFLSYADTIMPSFMFAVGISFRLTILKRLAGGAYLKTYWSYLKRCIALCLISMAMYGIGQDFDSYQEFFTDPTSDEIAQAEWDQFVAGDAEATIPPHFKDQWWLLAKLIAKSYLWETLAVIGITQLFVLPFANLRFWYRFVVLIVLGAAHVALSEWFNWQFFYGYTIDGSYVDLPSGLNNWMGEIWGTGSNRSWDGGICGILTWSVAMLAGTLCYDLMAGNSSSQTIKNLLRWGVLFLIAGYAMSCLSCLYDLPADPDSTTQYVPAAADKRITNSRGKAKGGMRAQLAASPVIPDWRAAQGRSFTSFFAEPPFVARPENRLVNYWMMQKRFASLPYVVFVSGLAFVLLALFVVITDIGGIQIGVFRTFGMNPLAAYVLHKLVLMNVVFHVVPKNSAAWLYWSGLFVYLAVVYLLVRGLEKQGVYIRL, from the coding sequence ATGACGACTCAGCAAACGACAACTGGCAATGCGACGCCGGCCCTCTCGCCGGATGGTCGGATTTATTCGATCGACCAGTTTCGCGGTTACACGGTGCTGGGCATGTTTGTAGTGAACTATTTGGGGCATTACCGCTGCCACTACAACTTTCACCACAACGACTATTTTCTGAGCTATGCCGACACGATCATGCCCTCGTTCATGTTCGCTGTGGGGATCTCGTTTCGCTTAACGATTTTGAAACGGCTAGCCGGCGGCGCTTACCTGAAGACGTATTGGAGTTACCTCAAACGCTGCATTGCGCTCTGTTTGATTTCGATGGCGATGTACGGCATCGGACAGGACTTCGACAGTTACCAAGAGTTTTTCACCGATCCGACCAGCGACGAGATTGCCCAGGCCGAGTGGGATCAGTTTGTCGCGGGCGATGCGGAGGCAACCATTCCGCCGCACTTCAAAGATCAATGGTGGCTGTTAGCCAAGTTGATTGCCAAGTCCTATCTCTGGGAAACCTTGGCGGTGATTGGCATCACGCAACTGTTTGTCTTGCCGTTTGCGAACCTGCGGTTTTGGTATCGCTTCGTTGTGCTCATTGTTCTGGGAGCCGCGCATGTGGCGCTGAGTGAATGGTTCAACTGGCAATTCTTTTACGGCTACACAATCGACGGTAGCTATGTCGACCTGCCGAGCGGTCTGAACAACTGGATGGGCGAAATCTGGGGCACCGGGTCCAACCGCAGTTGGGACGGCGGGATCTGCGGGATCCTCACCTGGAGCGTCGCCATGCTGGCCGGCACGCTGTGTTATGACCTGATGGCCGGGAACTCCTCGTCGCAGACGATCAAGAATCTATTGCGGTGGGGCGTGCTGTTTCTCATTGCTGGATATGCGATGTCCTGCCTGTCGTGCTTGTACGACCTGCCCGCCGATCCGGACTCGACCACCCAGTATGTTCCTGCTGCGGCGGATAAACGGATTACGAATTCGCGCGGCAAGGCGAAAGGAGGAATGCGAGCCCAACTGGCAGCTTCACCTGTGATTCCCGATTGGCGAGCAGCGCAAGGCCGGTCCTTCACGTCATTCTTTGCGGAGCCGCCGTTCGTGGCTCGTCCTGAGAACCGGTTGGTGAATTATTGGATGATGCAAAAACGCTTTGCCTCGTTGCCGTATGTGGTTTTCGTCTCGGGACTGGCGTTTGTGCTATTGGCGTTGTTTGTGGTGATCACAGATATCGGCGGCATTCAGATTGGCGTGTTTCGCACGTTCGGCATGAATCCGTTAGCCGCTTATGTGTTACACAAACTGGTGCTGATGAATGTGGTCTTTCACGTCGTCCCCAAGAACTCCGCTGCCTGGCTGTATTGGAGCGGATTGTTTGTGTATTTGGCGGTCGTGTATCTCCTGGTGCGTGGTCTGGAGAAACAGGGCGTTTATATCCGGCTCTGA
- a CDS encoding PQQ-binding-like beta-propeller repeat protein: MKQTIALGLLLTFLSPSLAAADDWPTYMHDNARSGVSGETLKLPLQLEWDYSTPLPPQPAWPDSAKWDGWSKTYNLKTRQVFDRVYHVAVGDGAVYFGSSSSDQVYCLDAATGKKRWSFFTEGPVRLAPMLHDGRVYFGSDDGYVYCVEAADGKLVWKHRPGPHPRRIPGNGRVISVWPVRGSLVLQDGLLHGAAGMFPSEQVYVFALDPATGEEAWKTPQSDLPVQGYLLASSTRLYTPSGRNNPIVFDRGNGKRLRVVEGQGGTYALLTGNQIVFGPGKTGELGLVEGDQQDQLAQFAGNHMIVTPSMSYLHTDTHLSGLDRPQYLAHSRVRKALMGEHRGHRDALKKLGADGDKAEIKKHKAEMARNSTRLQEVAEDLKKCILYNQPCGQSLSLILAGDMLFAGGTGEVAAYGGDNGKQLWKHKVDGNVYGLAVAGGRLFVSTDTGRIYCFQTAQ, encoded by the coding sequence GTGAAACAAACCATTGCCTTGGGCCTGTTGCTAACTTTCTTGTCGCCATCGCTGGCTGCGGCGGACGATTGGCCGACGTACATGCACGACAATGCCCGGAGTGGCGTCTCGGGCGAAACGCTTAAACTTCCACTACAGCTGGAGTGGGATTATTCCACGCCTCTGCCGCCACAACCCGCCTGGCCCGATTCGGCCAAGTGGGATGGGTGGTCGAAAACCTACAATCTGAAAACCCGGCAAGTCTTTGACCGCGTCTACCATGTCGCCGTCGGCGACGGTGCGGTCTATTTCGGTTCATCGTCGAGCGACCAAGTCTATTGCTTGGATGCGGCCACGGGAAAAAAACGCTGGTCCTTTTTCACCGAAGGCCCTGTGCGACTCGCTCCGATGCTGCACGATGGACGGGTCTATTTTGGCAGCGACGATGGGTATGTGTACTGCGTGGAAGCGGCTGATGGGAAATTGGTTTGGAAGCACCGGCCCGGTCCGCATCCGCGACGGATTCCCGGCAACGGCCGCGTGATTTCTGTCTGGCCGGTCCGCGGGTCGTTAGTGTTACAGGACGGCCTGTTGCACGGTGCGGCGGGTATGTTTCCCTCCGAACAGGTCTACGTCTTCGCCCTGGACCCCGCCACCGGCGAGGAGGCTTGGAAAACCCCGCAAAGCGACCTACCGGTGCAAGGTTATTTGCTCGCGTCGTCGACGCGGTTGTATACGCCTTCGGGACGGAACAACCCAATTGTGTTTGATCGCGGCAATGGAAAACGGTTGCGGGTCGTGGAAGGGCAGGGGGGTACGTATGCTCTGCTGACCGGCAACCAAATTGTCTTTGGACCCGGCAAGACGGGTGAACTCGGATTAGTCGAAGGGGACCAACAAGATCAGTTGGCCCAGTTCGCCGGAAATCACATGATCGTCACGCCGAGCATGTCCTATCTGCATACGGACACGCATCTGAGTGGATTGGATCGTCCGCAATACTTGGCGCACTCCCGTGTACGAAAAGCTTTGATGGGCGAACACCGCGGTCATCGCGATGCTTTGAAAAAACTGGGAGCTGACGGGGACAAGGCGGAGATCAAAAAGCACAAAGCGGAAATGGCCCGGAACTCAACGCGGTTGCAAGAGGTCGCCGAAGACCTGAAAAAATGCATCCTCTACAATCAGCCGTGCGGCCAGTCGTTATCGTTGATTCTCGCCGGCGACATGCTGTTTGCCGGCGGCACGGGCGAGGTCGCTGCCTATGGGGGCGACAATGGAAAACAACTGTGGAAACACAAAGTCGACGGCAATGTTTACGGACTGGCTGTTGCCGGTGGACGGTTATTTGTGAGTACCGATACGGGGCGGATTTACTGTTTTCAAACGGCGCAATAA
- a CDS encoding CehA/McbA family metallohydrolase, which yields MRILNHRWTCLLFAQLCLLANLPAAMADETTPVRFHVVDADSNTPLPCRVYLRSATGTDYHVESADSAGSAVTYDVKRSAESFEKHTTVSAHPFTADLPPGDYTVTVERGKEYRLAKKTITVGTAPVEETIRLQRWVNMAERGWYSGDTHVHRTVAELPNVMLAEDLNVALPLSYWVRDAYTPPAQGDKSVPAKAELIRVDATHVIWPLNTEYELFSVNGKRHTLGAVFVLNQKQPLRLAAPPVAPIAAEARRQGALLDLDKHSWPWSMMLVPVMDVDLFELSNNHIWRTQFFFKQWTIEQLPPGWEIETDGDGFTERGWTDFGLKTYYALLNCGFNMRPTAGTASGVHPVPLGFGRVYVHLPDGFSYDKWMAGLDAGQSFVTTGPMLPATFNGKPAGTTFVHDAPTSVRIEATVLSDTPLESVEIIKNGEIIRTIAPTAQTVVGNHHEQVINETIPIEGTSWIAVRCFSRPPTGDRRRFAHTAPVHITIKDRPLHPRQFETQFLTNLVKQELVRNRGVLSDDELAEYERALQVYRKLHATAIPSR from the coding sequence ATGAGAATCTTGAACCACCGTTGGACGTGTTTGCTGTTCGCTCAGTTATGCCTCTTGGCCAACCTCCCCGCAGCGATGGCGGATGAGACCACGCCCGTCCGTTTCCATGTCGTCGATGCGGACAGCAACACACCATTGCCCTGTCGCGTATATCTGCGATCCGCCACGGGGACGGACTACCACGTCGAATCGGCTGACTCGGCTGGGAGTGCGGTGACGTACGACGTGAAACGGTCTGCGGAAAGTTTTGAAAAGCATACCACTGTCTCGGCGCATCCTTTTACGGCTGATCTGCCGCCGGGCGACTATACGGTCACGGTGGAACGGGGCAAGGAATACCGTCTCGCAAAGAAAACAATCACCGTAGGGACCGCGCCCGTTGAGGAAACAATCCGTTTGCAGCGGTGGGTCAACATGGCCGAGCGCGGCTGGTATTCCGGCGATACACACGTGCATCGCACTGTCGCGGAGCTGCCCAACGTGATGCTGGCCGAGGATCTCAACGTAGCATTGCCGCTGTCGTATTGGGTTCGCGATGCCTATACGCCCCCGGCTCAAGGGGATAAGTCCGTGCCGGCAAAGGCGGAGTTAATCCGCGTCGATGCAACGCATGTGATTTGGCCGTTGAACACGGAATACGAACTGTTTTCTGTCAACGGCAAACGGCATACCTTGGGGGCTGTGTTTGTGCTGAATCAAAAACAACCGCTGCGACTAGCGGCACCACCGGTTGCCCCGATTGCCGCCGAAGCACGGCGACAAGGTGCGCTGTTGGATTTGGACAAACATTCCTGGCCCTGGTCGATGATGCTGGTGCCGGTGATGGACGTGGATCTGTTTGAGCTGTCCAACAATCACATTTGGCGGACGCAGTTCTTTTTCAAGCAGTGGACGATCGAGCAACTTCCGCCCGGCTGGGAGATCGAAACCGACGGCGATGGTTTCACCGAACGAGGCTGGACTGATTTTGGATTGAAGACGTACTATGCGCTGCTGAATTGCGGGTTCAATATGCGGCCGACAGCGGGGACCGCCTCAGGCGTGCATCCCGTGCCGTTGGGATTCGGTCGAGTGTACGTGCACCTACCCGACGGTTTCAGTTATGACAAATGGATGGCCGGATTGGATGCGGGACAGAGTTTTGTCACCACCGGTCCGATGCTGCCTGCCACATTCAACGGCAAGCCGGCCGGGACGACGTTCGTGCACGATGCGCCCACGTCCGTCCGTATCGAAGCCACCGTGCTGAGCGATACCCCGCTGGAATCGGTCGAGATCATCAAGAATGGTGAGATAATTCGCACGATTGCACCGACAGCCCAGACCGTGGTTGGCAATCACCATGAGCAGGTGATCAACGAAACGATCCCGATCGAGGGAACATCGTGGATTGCGGTACGTTGTTTTTCCCGCCCGCCGACAGGCGACCGCCGCCGGTTTGCGCACACCGCCCCCGTGCATATCACGATCAAAGACCGTCCTCTCCATCCACGACAATTCGAGACGCAGTTTCTGACGAATCTCGTGAAACAAGAACTCGTACGCAACCGGGGCGTGCTGAGTGACGATGAACTGGCCGAATACGAGCGGGCGCTGCAGGTCTATCGCAAGCTACATGCGACGGCGATTCCGAGCCGGTGA
- a CDS encoding PHP domain-containing protein, which yields MRNHSSLLRTCWVIVATLCLLADSNCSIAADALDRLDLDKLRQLKVAVETLKTDRQPVTRTSEFTDYRACLHVHSFLSHDSNGTVEEIVKAAKEVGVRVLMFTNHPAVDYDFFTDGHRGLVDGVLLIPGAETTGLLSFPTASVKDKLGSEPQAFVDAVQPNGGMSFLCHLEERMDWELTGLTGSEIYNTHADFKDEARFIRVLRDPLALMLKLGPALREYPQGVFAALQNYPADYLKKWDAMCAIKPHTGVSANDAHHNQGLKATIEEDGNLRIDDGLGEKVALIDPEKLPLIKPLLLGKKAGDVVFDLDLDPYARSLHHVSTHLLMKDLTEANVREALQNGRAYVAFDWIADPTGFLFQLETDGNNYEMGSELPFISGMTLHAAAPLPGSFRLIRNGVEVARDLGRSGEFPVQEPGIYRVEIWLNLEGEPRIWILSNPIYIREPESK from the coding sequence ATGCGAAATCATTCTTCACTCCTGCGAACATGCTGGGTCATCGTCGCCACCTTGTGTCTGTTAGCCGATTCCAATTGCAGTATTGCTGCCGATGCATTGGATCGGTTGGATCTCGACAAATTGCGACAACTCAAAGTCGCCGTCGAAACGCTCAAAACCGACCGGCAGCCGGTCACGCGAACGAGCGAATTCACCGACTATCGGGCCTGTCTGCACGTGCACTCGTTTCTCTCACACGATAGCAACGGCACGGTTGAGGAAATCGTCAAGGCTGCTAAGGAGGTCGGCGTGCGCGTGTTGATGTTCACCAATCATCCGGCAGTCGACTACGATTTTTTTACTGACGGGCATCGTGGTCTTGTCGATGGCGTATTGCTGATCCCCGGAGCGGAGACGACCGGGTTGTTGTCCTTTCCCACGGCGAGCGTGAAGGACAAACTCGGTTCTGAGCCGCAGGCATTCGTCGATGCTGTGCAGCCCAACGGTGGAATGTCGTTTTTGTGCCACTTGGAAGAACGGATGGATTGGGAACTGACCGGATTGACCGGCAGCGAGATTTATAACACGCACGCCGACTTCAAAGACGAGGCGCGGTTCATCCGCGTGCTTCGCGATCCGTTGGCCTTGATGCTCAAGCTGGGACCGGCGCTGCGAGAATATCCACAGGGCGTTTTTGCCGCCCTGCAAAACTACCCGGCAGATTACCTGAAGAAATGGGATGCCATGTGCGCCATCAAACCGCATACCGGGGTCTCGGCCAACGATGCCCACCACAACCAAGGTCTCAAAGCCACGATTGAAGAGGATGGAAATCTACGCATCGACGACGGCTTGGGAGAAAAGGTCGCCCTGATTGATCCCGAGAAGCTACCGTTGATCAAGCCGCTGTTGTTGGGCAAGAAGGCGGGAGACGTGGTGTTTGATCTCGATCTCGACCCCTATGCCCGCAGTCTGCACCACGTCAGCACGCATCTGTTGATGAAGGATCTCACCGAAGCAAACGTGCGGGAGGCCTTACAAAATGGCCGGGCGTATGTGGCGTTTGATTGGATCGCCGATCCGACTGGATTTCTGTTTCAGCTGGAGACCGATGGCAATAACTACGAAATGGGGAGCGAGCTGCCATTTATTTCCGGTATGACGCTCCACGCCGCCGCGCCGTTGCCCGGCAGTTTTCGTCTGATTCGCAACGGCGTCGAAGTCGCCCGCGATCTGGGCCGCTCCGGCGAATTTCCCGTCCAGGAACCGGGGATTTACCGCGTGGAGATCTGGTTGAACCTTGAAGGGGAGCCGCGAATTTGGATTCTTTCCAACCCCATTTACATTCGCGAGCCGGAATCGAAATGA
- a CDS encoding ferredoxin family protein — translation MTHVVAEPCFGCKYTDCVVVCPVECFYEGESMLYIHPDECIDCEACVPECPVEAIFHEDNLPEEWAEYTELNAELAQTCPVLTEKKEPLAGNDG, via the coding sequence ATGACCCACGTTGTCGCCGAACCTTGCTTTGGCTGCAAGTACACCGACTGTGTGGTGGTTTGCCCGGTGGAATGCTTTTATGAAGGCGAGTCGATGTTGTACATTCATCCCGATGAATGTATTGACTGCGAGGCTTGCGTTCCCGAATGCCCCGTCGAAGCCATTTTCCATGAAGACAATCTTCCGGAAGAATGGGCCGAGTATACCGAACTCAATGCGGAACTTGCCCAGACTTGTCCCGTGCTAACTGAGAAAAAAGAACCGCTGGCCGGCAACGACGGTTGA